The following proteins are co-located in the Methylomonas sp. 11b genome:
- a CDS encoding Hsp70 family protein — MTARYSVGIDLGTTHCVLSYVDLEAGDDQVVLDVLAIPQLTSPGVIEDKAQLPSFTYLAHSAEIADGATALPWTAKPEYLVGEIARNLGSKTPIRLVSSAKSWLCHAGVDCKQAILPAEAPEDVERISPFAATKAYLQHLRDAWNHRFPEHHMQDQDVTITVPASFDPAARELTVEAARAVGLGQAVLLEEPQAALYSWIENSEGDWRNHVQIGDVILVADIGGGTTDLSLIAVTEQDGTLQLNRVAVGDHILLGGDNMDLALAYTVKAKLEQETGKRLESWQVQALTHACREAKEKLFNQADLGSMPLVVASRGSSLIGGTLRTELTRDELNRVLVEGFLPWISVNERPVVRPRSGLRTAGLPYAQDAGITRHLAAFLSRQKEATGELSDHVLPEHASFLHPTAVLFNGGVLKAGVMAERLMQILNSWLQTEQADPARLLQGADLDLAVARGAAYYGFVRKGKGVRIKGGTAAAYYVGIESAMPAVPGLPAEIEALCIAPFGMEEGSEQELPNDEFGLIIGEPVRFRFFGSKTRRDDAVGVRLEYWQDDELEELDEIEITLPEEGRHAGDIVPVHLSAAVTEVGTLELKAISKRDQQRWKIEFDVRAGEA; from the coding sequence ATGACCGCACGTTATTCGGTCGGTATCGATTTAGGTACCACGCATTGCGTCTTGTCTTATGTCGATCTGGAAGCCGGCGACGACCAAGTAGTTTTGGATGTGTTGGCGATTCCGCAGCTGACTAGCCCTGGCGTTATCGAAGACAAAGCGCAACTGCCGTCGTTTACCTATTTGGCGCATTCCGCCGAGATTGCCGACGGCGCAACCGCGTTGCCGTGGACCGCTAAGCCGGAATATCTGGTTGGCGAAATTGCCCGCAATCTGGGCAGCAAAACTCCTATCCGATTGGTATCCAGCGCTAAGAGTTGGTTGTGCCATGCCGGCGTCGATTGTAAACAAGCGATTTTGCCAGCCGAAGCGCCGGAAGATGTGGAACGCATTTCCCCGTTTGCGGCAACCAAAGCGTATCTACAACATCTGCGCGATGCCTGGAATCATCGTTTTCCAGAGCACCATATGCAAGATCAGGACGTAACGATCACCGTGCCGGCCTCGTTCGACCCGGCCGCTCGCGAATTGACTGTCGAGGCGGCGCGCGCGGTGGGTTTGGGGCAGGCAGTGTTGCTGGAAGAACCGCAAGCAGCGCTATATAGCTGGATTGAAAACAGCGAAGGCGACTGGCGTAATCATGTGCAAATCGGCGATGTGATTTTGGTAGCCGACATCGGCGGCGGCACCACCGACTTGTCGCTGATTGCGGTTACCGAGCAGGACGGCACTTTGCAATTGAATCGGGTTGCGGTTGGCGACCATATCTTGCTGGGCGGGGATAACATGGATTTGGCCTTGGCCTATACCGTCAAAGCCAAATTGGAACAAGAAACCGGTAAACGATTGGAAAGCTGGCAAGTGCAGGCTTTAACGCATGCTTGCCGGGAAGCAAAGGAAAAACTATTCAACCAAGCCGATTTGGGCAGTATGCCTCTGGTAGTAGCCAGCCGTGGCTCATCTTTGATTGGCGGTACCTTGCGCACCGAACTGACTCGCGACGAATTGAATCGAGTGCTGGTGGAGGGCTTTTTACCGTGGATTTCCGTTAACGAAAGACCTGTCGTCAGGCCACGTAGCGGTTTACGCACCGCCGGTTTGCCATATGCGCAGGATGCCGGCATCACTCGTCACTTAGCGGCATTCTTGTCGCGGCAAAAAGAAGCGACCGGCGAGTTGTCCGATCATGTCTTGCCGGAACATGCCAGCTTCTTGCATCCAACAGCGGTATTGTTCAACGGCGGGGTGTTAAAAGCCGGCGTAATGGCTGAGCGTTTGATGCAAATATTGAATAGCTGGCTGCAAACCGAGCAAGCCGACCCAGCCCGATTATTGCAAGGCGCCGATCTGGATTTGGCAGTGGCACGGGGCGCGGCATATTACGGGTTTGTCCGCAAAGGCAAGGGCGTAAGAATTAAAGGCGGCACGGCGGCGGCTTATTACGTCGGTATTGAGAGTGCCATGCCGGCAGTGCCCGGATTGCCTGCGGAAATCGAAGCCTTGTGCATCGCACCGTTTGGGATGGAGGAGGGCAGTGAACAGGAATTGCCTAACGACGAATTCGGTTTGATCATTGGTGAACCAGTACGCTTCCGCTTTTTCGGTTCAAAAACCCGCCGCGACGATGCGGTAGGTGTGCGTTTGGAGTATTGGCAAGACGACGAACTGGAAGAACTGGATGAAATAGAAATCACGTTACCGGAAGAAGGTCGCCATGCCGGCGACATCGTTCCGGTACATTTATCGGCAGCGGTCACCGAGGTGGGTACTTTGGAGTTGAAAGCCATTTCCAAACGTGATCAACAACGCTGGAAAATCGAGTTTGATGTTAGGGCTGGCGAGGCTTGA
- a CDS encoding OmpA family protein — MTKRLLAIAIGTSLLTACTTNPYTGQSSMSNLGKGAGVGAAVGAGAGTLFGGNDWKNAGLGALAGAAVGAGVGYYMDKQQEEMQQSLQGTGIEVQRTAQNQLTLNMPSTSDVTFAFGKADLTPEAQNALDPIARVLTNYPESTISVTGHTDDVGSDADNQRLSEARATSVANFLAQRGVNRMRISQQGMGESSPKVSNSSDANRAINRRVELAINANQNAGAAQQPQQGYPQQQQTQPTQQQGGYPQQNYPQQNQPYQQGYPQQQSYPQPNQQYQGYPQQQGYPQQQGYPQQTYPQQNQQYPQYQQPYYQQQ; from the coding sequence ATGACTAAAAGATTACTTGCTATCGCCATCGGTACCAGCTTGTTGACAGCCTGTACCACTAACCCCTATACCGGCCAGTCCAGCATGAGCAACCTAGGCAAGGGCGCCGGCGTCGGCGCGGCAGTGGGAGCAGGCGCCGGTACTTTATTCGGCGGAAACGACTGGAAAAACGCCGGTCTGGGCGCATTAGCCGGTGCTGCGGTGGGTGCCGGTGTCGGTTACTACATGGATAAACAACAGGAAGAGATGCAGCAATCGCTGCAAGGCACCGGGATTGAAGTGCAACGCACCGCGCAAAACCAGCTGACCTTGAACATGCCCAGCACCAGTGATGTGACGTTTGCTTTCGGCAAGGCCGACTTGACACCGGAAGCCCAGAATGCGCTGGACCCCATCGCCAGAGTGTTGACCAATTACCCTGAGTCGACGATTTCCGTAACCGGCCACACCGATGATGTCGGCTCGGATGCCGACAATCAACGTTTATCCGAAGCACGAGCTACCAGCGTGGCCAACTTTTTGGCGCAACGTGGTGTGAACCGGATGCGTATTTCCCAGCAGGGTATGGGCGAAAGCTCACCGAAGGTCTCGAACAGCAGCGATGCCAATCGGGCGATTAACCGTCGGGTGGAACTGGCGATCAACGCCAATCAGAACGCCGGCGCCGCACAACAACCGCAGCAAGGCTACCCGCAACAGCAACAGACCCAGCCGACTCAACAACAAGGCGGTTATCCGCAACAGAATTACCCGCAGCAAAACCAACCGTATCAGCAGGGTTACCCGCAACAACAAAGTTACCCTCAGCCGAATCAGCAATACCAGGGTTACCCTCAGCAACAGGGTTACCCTCAGCAACAGGGGTATCCACAGCAAACTTATCCGCAACAGAACCAGCAATATCCGCAGTATCAACAGCCTTATTATCAACAACAATAA
- a CDS encoding PepSY-associated TM helix domain-containing protein, translating to MLSSITIAKADTRLAKLKARRKLWLDVHLYLGLIAGAVLAVVGLTGSFAVFFVELQEVLNPELAIVSTPPEHRQKLRSLDEIVAAAESVKPQGSRFFKVYYPRKSDIAYKLLYFVRDDKQANNGDGYYIFIDPYTARVNGTQLYYLKDRYWGRPIVGFIMQLHWCLLQGRTGANINGILAAISSISVLTGLILWWPLTGKFKQALTVKRNASVVRFNFDLHKTFGFYSAIVLLPVLFSGVYFNLPEQINVLVKLFSPVSRPTAFNSIPAEIRSKPPQAGQQALSLSTVEAIVQEHYPTGRLWMLDGPKSPEGVYKVMKKDVTELSHFVGYRDIALDQYSGEIVKVYDKSTGSNGDIFLDWQWPLHSGYAFGWTGRMLVFFSGLACPVLYITGVIRWLQKRRAKQPLKSHRQNQSQPAQAAESVY from the coding sequence ATGCTTAGCTCGATAACCATAGCGAAAGCCGACACCCGACTGGCCAAACTCAAAGCCCGCCGCAAACTGTGGCTGGATGTGCATTTGTATCTAGGCCTGATTGCCGGTGCAGTCTTGGCCGTAGTCGGGTTGACCGGCAGCTTTGCTGTTTTCTTTGTTGAATTGCAGGAGGTTTTAAACCCGGAACTGGCTATTGTTTCCACGCCGCCAGAACATCGGCAAAAGTTGCGCTCTTTGGATGAAATCGTTGCTGCGGCGGAATCTGTCAAGCCGCAAGGCAGCCGTTTTTTCAAAGTCTATTACCCCCGTAAGTCCGATATCGCCTACAAGCTGCTGTATTTTGTCAGGGATGACAAACAAGCGAACAATGGCGACGGCTATTACATTTTTATCGACCCTTACACGGCAAGGGTCAACGGCACACAATTGTATTATCTTAAGGATCGATATTGGGGGCGGCCTATAGTCGGTTTCATTATGCAACTGCACTGGTGCTTGCTGCAAGGCAGAACTGGTGCCAACATTAACGGTATTTTGGCCGCGATTTCCAGCATTTCCGTATTGACAGGATTGATACTCTGGTGGCCGTTGACTGGAAAATTCAAACAGGCTTTGACCGTCAAACGCAATGCCAGTGTGGTGAGATTTAATTTCGACCTGCATAAAACATTTGGCTTTTATTCGGCTATCGTGCTACTGCCGGTATTGTTTTCCGGCGTTTATTTTAACCTGCCGGAGCAGATCAATGTGCTGGTCAAATTGTTTTCGCCGGTCAGCCGTCCGACCGCTTTCAACAGTATCCCGGCAGAAATTCGCAGCAAACCGCCGCAAGCCGGACAACAGGCCTTAAGTTTGTCAACCGTGGAAGCCATTGTGCAAGAGCACTACCCCACCGGCCGCTTATGGATGCTTGATGGGCCGAAAAGCCCTGAAGGCGTCTATAAGGTAATGAAGAAGGATGTGACCGAGTTAAGTCACTTTGTCGGTTATCGTGATATTGCCCTAGACCAATACAGCGGCGAGATAGTCAAAGTTTACGATAAAAGCACCGGCAGTAACGGCGATATATTTCTTGACTGGCAATGGCCTCTGCATAGCGGTTACGCTTTCGGTTGGACGGGGAGGATGTTGGTATTTTTTTCCGGCTTGGCTTGCCCGGTGTTGTATATCACTGGCGTGATTCGTTGGCTGCAAAAACGGCGGGCGAAACAGCCTCTAAAGTCACACCGCCAAAACCAAAGCCAACCGGCGCAGGCCGCGGAATCCGTTTATTAA